In Parasegetibacter sp. NRK P23, a single genomic region encodes these proteins:
- a CDS encoding DUF4254 domain-containing protein: MISQVCNKVFEESILRYHETDHVDTPLVNPHPSDKLEHLLYAKNWIDTVQWHLEDIIRNPAIDPVEALAIKRRIDASNQERTDMVEYIDSFFLDKFSQVIPQQDASINTESPAWAIDRLSILALKIYHMQEESEREDASEEHRAKCAAKLEILLEQQKDLSQAIDELMMEISAGRKYMKVYKQMKMYNDPSLNPVLYAQKSQ; the protein is encoded by the coding sequence ATGATCAGCCAGGTTTGTAATAAGGTTTTTGAAGAAAGTATCCTGCGTTACCACGAAACGGATCATGTAGATACGCCATTGGTCAACCCGCACCCTTCCGATAAACTGGAGCATCTTCTATACGCGAAGAACTGGATCGATACAGTGCAGTGGCACCTGGAAGACATCATCAGGAATCCGGCCATCGATCCCGTTGAAGCGCTCGCCATCAAAAGAAGGATCGACGCTTCCAACCAGGAACGTACGGATATGGTGGAATACATTGACAGTTTCTTTCTGGATAAATTCAGCCAGGTGATTCCCCAGCAGGACGCTTCCATCAACACGGAAAGCCCGGCATGGGCCATTGACAGGCTCTCAATTCTGGCGTTGAAGATTTACCATATGCAGGAGGAGTCTGAAAGGGAAGACGCCTCTGAAGAGCACCGTGCCAAATGCGCAGCCAAACTGGAGATACTGCTGGAACAGCAGAAGGATCTTTCCCAGGCCATCGATGAACTGATGATGGAAATCTCCGCCGGTAGAAAATACATGAAAGTGTACAAGCAGATGAAGATGTACAACGATCCATCTTTGAATCCCGTGTTGTACGCGCAAAAATCCCAATAA
- a CDS encoding OmpH family outer membrane protein yields MKNFSIALNLLLLVAVGVLFYFQFSNKPNGAKKVAAGNNTAASPDEFRVAYFEMDSVEKSYELVKDALEQLKGKEGQIARELGGLESSYKKRMNELNQRGPSMSQSEGEAAQRELFQMEQNYQSRKQSLEREFYNQNETLKANIKKEIEDFLKEYNKTKGYSYIMANEPGLFYFKDTLYDVTADVVNGLNSKYKKKN; encoded by the coding sequence ATGAAGAATTTCTCGATTGCATTGAATCTTTTGCTGCTCGTGGCAGTAGGTGTTCTTTTTTATTTCCAGTTTTCCAACAAACCCAATGGTGCCAAAAAAGTAGCGGCCGGAAATAACACGGCTGCTTCACCTGATGAATTCCGGGTGGCTTATTTTGAAATGGATTCCGTAGAAAAAAGTTATGAGCTCGTAAAAGACGCGCTCGAGCAACTGAAAGGAAAAGAAGGACAGATCGCCAGAGAACTCGGCGGCCTGGAGAGTTCCTATAAGAAAAGGATGAATGAGCTGAACCAACGCGGTCCAAGCATGTCACAAAGTGAAGGAGAAGCAGCGCAACGCGAACTTTTCCAGATGGAACAGAATTACCAGAGCAGGAAACAATCGCTCGAAAGGGAATTCTACAACCAGAACGAAACGCTGAAAGCGAACATTAAAAAGGAAATCGAAGACTTCCTGAAAGAATACAACAAGACCAAAGGCTATTCTTATATCATGGCCAACGAACCAGGACTTTTCTACTTCAAGGATACATTGTATGATGTAACCGCAGACGTTGTGAATGGCCTCAACTCCAAATACAAGAAGAAGAACTGA